A genome region from Triticum aestivum cultivar Chinese Spring chromosome 2B, IWGSC CS RefSeq v2.1, whole genome shotgun sequence includes the following:
- the LOC123040333 gene encoding RING-H2 finger protein ATL66-like — MSYLLSYISKMLCIRTPSSSEEAAAKRPAAGEECCVCLSRIRAGEATRRLPCEHAFHRDCVDRWLALCKRTCPLCRVYVADGNGGGRQAAAKHAGEGALADDLVIWFSTMLVPGF; from the coding sequence ATGAGCTACCTCCTCTCCTACATCTCCAAGATGCTCTGCATCAGGACGCCGTCCTcgtcggaggaggcggcggcgaagcgTCCGGCGGCCGGCGAGGAGTGCTGCGTCTGCCTCTCGAGGATCCGCGCCGGCGAGGCCACGCGGCGGCTGCCCTGCGAGCACGCCTTCCACCGGGACTGCGTCGACCGGTGGCTCGCGCTCTGCAAGCGGACCTGCCCGCTCTGCCGGGTGTACGTCGCCGACGGCAACGGCGGCGGAAGGCAGGCCGCGGCCAAGCACGCCGGCGAGGGCGCCCTGGCCGACGACCTCGTCATCTGGTTCTCCACCATGCTCGTCCCAGGGTTCTGA